The Zalophus californianus isolate mZalCal1 chromosome 7, mZalCal1.pri.v2, whole genome shotgun sequence genome includes a region encoding these proteins:
- the SFT2D1 gene encoding vesicle transport protein SFT2A, producing MEKLRRVLSGQDDEEQGLTAQVLEASSLSYNTRLKWFVICFVCGIFFSVLGTGLLWLPGGIKLFAVFYTFGNLAALASTCFLMGPVKQLKKMFETTRLLATIIMLLCFVLTLCAALWWHKKGLALLFCILQFLSMTWYSLSYIPYARDAVIKCCSSLLS from the exons ATGGAGAAGCTGCGGCGGGTTCTGAGCGGCCAGGACGACGAGGAGCAGGGCCTGACCGCGCAG GTCCTGGAGGCCTCGTCCCTCAGCTACAACACCAGGCTGAAGTGGTTCGTCATCTGCTTCGTGTGCggcattttcttctctgtcctt GGGACCGGATTGCTGTGGCTTCCTGGTGGCATAAAGCTGTTTGCAGTGTTTTATACCTTTGGAAATCTCGCTGCGCTAGCCAG tacatgCTTTCTAATGGGACCCGTGAAGCAActgaagaaaatgtttgaaacaaCAAGACTGCTTGCAACAATTATTATGCTT TTGTGTTTCGTACTTACCTTGTGTGCTGCTCTTTGG TGGCACAAGAAGGGCCTGGCCTTACTATTCTGCATATTGCAGTTCTTGTCCATGACCTG GTACAGCCTGTCATACATCCCATATGCAAG ggatGCGGTAATTAAATGCTGCTCTTCTCTCTTAAGCTGA
- the PRR18 gene encoding LOW QUALITY PROTEIN: proline-rich protein 18 (The sequence of the model RefSeq protein was modified relative to this genomic sequence to represent the inferred CDS: deleted 4 bases in 4 codons), which translates to MTRRLDGTMPFPPTPPRAAARSPGVPAARAPPRRSGAPRRAAAPTCAPPAPSPPAAAAEKRRPSERPEGLLSGSWPSTTLKRPPARRAPRPSPSARPRPGPPAPAPSYAGAAGPDAAVRFSLSLTPEAVLLLQRRHLEKQLLVRPCRPPPSPSADARRLLGPCPCARPAGPGRRPPPPGPLQAPAPRPALPVSLLNERHKYDDVEYEEEPPVADEGLVRKCTEWLRGVEKAAAARDHAGPLDTLPHLSTL; encoded by the exons ATGACCCGCCGGCTCGAC GGTACCATGCCTTTCCCGCCCACGCCGCCGCGGGCGGCCGCCCGGAGCCCAGGAGTCCCCGCCGCGCGAGCCCCGCCCCGGAGGTCCGGCGCCCCCCGGAGGGCCGCGGCGCCCACCTGCGCCCCGCCTGCGCCCTcaccgcccgccgccgccgcggag AAGAGGAGGCCCTCAGAGCGGCCCGAGGGGCTGCTGTCCGGCTCCTGG CCCTCGACCACCCTGAAGAGGCCGCCGGCCCGGCGCGCCCCCCGGCCCAGCCCCTCCGcgcgcccccggcccggcccgcccgCTCCGGCCCCCAGCTACGCGGGGGCCGCCGGGCCCGACGCCGCCGTGCGCTTCTCGCTGAGCCTGACCCCCGAGGCCGTCCTGCTCCTCCAGAGGCGCCACCTGGAGAAGCAGCTTCTGGTGCGGCCCTGCCGGCCGCCACCCTCGCCCTCGGCCGACGCCAGGCGCCTGCTCGGGCCCTGCCCCTGCGCCCGGCCCGCGGGCCccggccgccgcccgccg ccccccggccccctgcaggcccccgccccgcgccccgcgctgCCGGTGTCGCTGCTCAACGAGAGGCACAAGTATGACGACGTGGAATACGAGGAGGAGCCCCCGGTGGCGGACGAGGGCCTGGTCCGCAAGTGCACGGAGTGGCTGCGCGGCGTGGAGAAGGCGGCCGCCGCGCGCGACCACGCGGGGCCCCTGGACACTCTGCCGCACCTGAGCACGCTGTGA